A genomic window from Pseudomonas marvdashtae includes:
- a CDS encoding adenylosuccinate synthase has protein sequence MGKNVVVLGTQWGDEGKGKIVDLLTEHAAAVVRYQGGHNAGHTLVIDGEKTVLHLIPSGVLREGVQCLIGNGVVVAPDALLREIIKLEEKGVPVRERLRISPSCPLILSYHVALDQAREKARGELKIGTTGRGIGPAYEDKVARRGLRIGDLFHRERFAAKLGELLDYHNFVLVNYYKEPAIDFQKTLDECMEYAELLKPMMLDVTAELHELRRAGKDIMFEGAQGSLLDIDHGTYPYVTSSNTTAGGIATGSGFGPMYLDYILGITKAYTTRVGSGPFPTELFDDVGAFLAKRGHEFGATTGRARRCGWFDAVILRRAIDVNSISGLCLTKLDVLDGLETINICVGYKNQDGAVIDAPTDADSYIGLEPVYEQMPGWTESTVGAKTLEELPVAARNYIKRVEELVGAPIDIISTGPDRNETIVLRHPFG, from the coding sequence ATGGGTAAGAATGTCGTAGTCCTGGGCACCCAGTGGGGTGATGAGGGCAAAGGCAAGATCGTTGATCTGCTGACCGAACATGCTGCCGCCGTAGTGCGCTACCAGGGTGGCCACAACGCAGGTCACACCTTGGTGATCGATGGTGAAAAAACCGTCCTGCACCTGATCCCGTCGGGCGTATTGCGCGAAGGTGTGCAGTGCCTGATCGGCAACGGCGTGGTGGTTGCGCCCGACGCCCTGCTGCGGGAAATCATCAAGCTGGAAGAGAAGGGCGTGCCGGTGCGCGAGCGCCTGCGCATCAGCCCGTCCTGCCCGCTGATCCTGTCCTATCACGTTGCGCTGGACCAGGCCCGTGAAAAGGCCCGTGGCGAACTGAAGATCGGCACCACCGGTCGCGGCATCGGCCCGGCCTACGAAGACAAGGTCGCCCGTCGCGGCCTGCGCATCGGTGACCTGTTCCACCGCGAGCGTTTCGCCGCCAAGCTGGGCGAGTTGCTGGACTACCACAACTTTGTCCTGGTCAACTATTACAAAGAGCCGGCCATCGACTTCCAGAAGACCCTGGACGAGTGCATGGAGTACGCCGAGCTGCTCAAGCCGATGATGCTCGACGTCACCGCCGAGCTGCACGAGCTGCGCCGCGCCGGCAAGGACATCATGTTCGAAGGCGCCCAGGGCTCGTTGCTGGACATCGACCACGGCACCTACCCGTACGTCACCAGCTCCAACACCACCGCGGGCGGCATCGCCACCGGTTCGGGTTTTGGCCCGATGTACCTGGACTACATCCTGGGCATCACCAAGGCCTACACAACCCGCGTCGGCTCGGGTCCGTTCCCGACTGAGCTGTTCGACGATGTCGGTGCCTTCCTGGCCAAGCGCGGCCACGAGTTCGGTGCCACCACCGGTCGTGCTCGTCGTTGCGGCTGGTTCGATGCCGTGATCCTGCGTCGCGCCATCGACGTCAACAGCATCTCGGGCCTGTGCCTGACCAAGCTGGACGTACTGGACGGCCTGGAAACCATCAACATCTGCGTGGGCTACAAGAACCAGGACGGCGCGGTCATCGACGCACCGACCGATGCCGACAGCTACATCGGCCTGGAGCCGGTGTATGAGCAGATGCCAGGCTGGACCGAATCGACCGTAGGCGCCAAGACCTTGGAAGAGCTGCCTGTAGCGGCTCGCAATTACATCAAGCGTGTCGAAGAGTTGGTCGGCGCGCCGATCGACATTATTTCGACGGGGCCGGACCGTAACGAAACCATCGTTCTGCGTCACCCATTCGGCTGA
- a CDS encoding ATP phosphoribosyltransferase regulatory subunit codes for MATVDRWLLPDGIEEVLPPEAARIEVARRQVLDLFQSWGYEFVVTPHIEYLESLLTGAGQDLDLRTFKVIDPQSGRQMGFRADITPQVARIDAHTLRREGPSRLCYAGSVLHAQPRALSSSRSPIQLGAELYGDASPSSDVEVISLMLAMLQLADVPDVHMDLGHVGIYRGLARAAGLSGEVEQQLFDALQRKAIDEVVSLTEGLPAELSGMLRALVDLCGGREVLAAARERLAHAPAPVLAALDDLLAIADRLSVRFPELPLYFDLGELRGYHYHTGVVFAVFVPGVGQSIAQGGRYDDIGADFGRARPATGFSTDLKTLVTLGRAEIELPSGGIWMPDSTDAALWQMVCQLRSEGQRVVQALPGQPLAAAREADCDRQLIQQNGLWQVLPLAS; via the coding sequence ATGGCAACGGTAGACCGCTGGCTGCTGCCAGATGGCATCGAAGAAGTACTGCCACCGGAAGCTGCGCGTATTGAAGTTGCGCGTCGGCAGGTGTTGGATCTGTTCCAGAGCTGGGGTTACGAGTTCGTCGTTACCCCGCATATCGAGTACCTGGAATCCCTGCTGACCGGCGCGGGCCAGGACCTGGACCTGCGCACCTTCAAGGTTATCGATCCTCAGTCGGGTCGGCAGATGGGCTTTCGTGCCGACATCACGCCGCAAGTGGCACGCATCGACGCCCACACCCTGCGCCGCGAAGGTCCCAGCCGGCTGTGCTACGCCGGCAGTGTCCTGCATGCCCAGCCGCGTGCCTTGTCGTCTTCGCGCAGCCCGATCCAGCTGGGCGCCGAGCTGTATGGCGACGCCAGCCCGAGCAGTGACGTAGAAGTCATCAGCCTGATGTTGGCTATGCTGCAACTGGCTGACGTGCCGGATGTCCACATGGACCTGGGGCATGTCGGCATCTACCGTGGCCTGGCCCGTGCGGCCGGTTTGTCCGGCGAAGTGGAACAGCAGTTGTTCGACGCGCTGCAGCGCAAGGCCATCGACGAGGTTGTCAGCCTGACCGAAGGCCTGCCGGCCGAGTTGTCCGGCATGTTGCGTGCGTTGGTGGATCTGTGTGGCGGCCGTGAGGTGTTGGCTGCGGCCCGTGAACGCTTGGCCCATGCGCCGGCGCCGGTGTTGGCGGCACTGGACGATCTGCTGGCGATTGCCGATCGTTTGTCGGTGCGCTTCCCCGAGTTGCCGCTGTATTTCGACCTGGGCGAGTTGCGCGGTTATCACTATCACACCGGCGTGGTGTTCGCCGTGTTCGTGCCGGGTGTTGGCCAGTCCATCGCCCAGGGCGGTCGCTACGACGACATCGGTGCCGACTTTGGTCGCGCCCGTCCGGCGACCGGTTTCTCTACCGATTTGAAAACCCTGGTGACCCTGGGGCGTGCTGAAATCGAGCTACCGTCTGGCGGTATCTGGATGCCTGACAGTACGGATGCGGCACTCTGGCAGATGGTCTGCCAGTTGCGCAGTGAGGGTCAGCGTGTTGTCCAGGCATTGCCTGGGCAGCCTTTGGCCGCCGCCCGTGAAGCGGACTGCGACCGGCAATTGATTCAGCAGAACGGGCTTTGGCAAGTATTGCCGCTGGCTTCTTGA
- the hfq gene encoding RNA chaperone Hfq has protein sequence MSKGHSLQDPYLNTLRKEKVGVSIYLVNGIKLQGTIESFDQFVILLKNTVSQMVYKHAISTVVPVRPIRLPSATESEGGDAEPGNA, from the coding sequence ATGTCAAAAGGGCATTCGCTACAAGACCCTTACTTGAACACTTTACGTAAAGAAAAAGTTGGGGTGTCCATCTATCTGGTCAACGGGATCAAACTGCAAGGCACGATCGAGTCTTTCGACCAGTTCGTCATCCTGCTGAAGAATACCGTCAGCCAAATGGTCTACAAACACGCTATCTCGACAGTGGTGCCGGTTCGTCCAATTCGTCTGCCTAGTGCAACCGAATCCGAAGGCGGTGACGCTGAACCGGGTAACGCTTGA
- the hflC gene encoding protease modulator HflC has protein sequence MSNKSLIALIVGVVVAIAAWNCFYIVAQTERAVLLQFGRVVQADVQPGLHVKVPYVNKVRKFDARLMTLDAPTQRFLTLEKKAVMVDAYAKWRVKDAERFYTATSGLKQIADERLSRRLESGLRDQFGKRTLHEVVSGERDALMADITRSLNAMAEKELGIEVVDVRVKAIDLPKEVNRSVFERMSTEREREAREHRAKGNELAEGIRADADRQRRVLLAEAYRESEEVRGDGDAQAASIYSKAYGQDQEFYAFYRSLRAYRESFANKSDVLVLDPSSDFFQYLEKSKP, from the coding sequence ATGAGCAATAAATCGCTGATCGCCCTTATTGTCGGTGTCGTCGTGGCGATCGCTGCCTGGAACTGCTTCTACATCGTGGCTCAGACCGAGCGGGCGGTGTTGCTGCAATTCGGTCGCGTGGTCCAGGCTGATGTCCAGCCGGGGCTGCATGTGAAAGTGCCGTACGTCAACAAGGTGCGCAAGTTCGACGCTCGCCTGATGACGTTGGATGCACCGACGCAACGCTTCCTGACGCTGGAAAAGAAAGCCGTGATGGTGGATGCCTATGCCAAGTGGCGCGTGAAGGATGCCGAGCGCTTCTACACCGCGACCTCGGGCCTCAAGCAGATCGCCGACGAGCGTCTGTCACGTCGCCTGGAGTCGGGCCTGCGGGACCAGTTCGGTAAGCGCACCCTGCACGAAGTGGTGTCTGGTGAGCGTGATGCGCTCATGGCCGACATCACCCGTTCGCTGAATGCGATGGCGGAAAAAGAGCTGGGGATCGAAGTCGTCGATGTCCGGGTCAAGGCCATCGACCTGCCGAAGGAAGTGAACCGCAGCGTGTTCGAGCGGATGAGCACCGAGCGTGAGCGTGAAGCTCGCGAGCACCGCGCCAAGGGTAACGAGCTGGCCGAAGGCATCCGTGCCGACGCCGATCGCCAACGCCGCGTGCTGCTAGCCGAAGCCTATCGTGAATCGGAAGAGGTCCGTGGTGATGGTGATGCCCAGGCCGCTTCGATCTACTCCAAGGCTTATGGTCAGGATCAGGAGTTCTACGCGTTCTACCGTAGCCTGCGTGCCTACCGTGAAAGCTTCGCGAACAAATCCGACGTTCTGGTCCTGGACCCAAGCAGTGACTTCTTCCAGTACCTGGAAAAGTCCAAGCCTTGA
- the mutL gene encoding DNA mismatch repair endonuclease MutL yields MSDDVIGSTARIELLSPRLANQIAAGEVVERPASVIKELLENSLDSGAKRIDVDVEQGGVKLLRVRDDGGGIPSDDLPLALARHATSKIRDLEDLERVMSLGFRGEALASISSVSRLTLTSRTRDAEQAWQVETEGRDMASRVQPAAHPVGTSVEVRDLFFNTPARRKFLKAEKTEFDHLQEVIKRLALARFDVAFHLRHNGKTILSLHEAHDDAARARRVGAVCGAGFLEQALPIEVERNGLHLWGWVGLPTFSRSQADLQYFYVNGRAVRDKLVAHAVRQAYRDVLFNGRHPTFVLFFEVDPAVVDVNVHPTKHEVRFRDGRMVHDFLYGTLHRALGDVRPEDQLAAPAAVAGMVRPTGLDAGEFGPQGEMRLAANALLEQPQPQPSYNNTAGSGAGSGYQYQYTPRPQSNVPAAEAQAAYREFFKPLPENGAAALPDGQGDIPPLGYALAQLKGIYILSENAQGLVLVDMHAAHERIMYERLKVAMASEGLSGQPLLVPESLAVSQREADCAEEHVSWFQRLGFELQRLGPETLAIRQIPALLKQAEANRLVSDVLADLMEYGTSDRIQAHLNELLGTMACHGAIRANRRLALPEMNGLLRDMENTERSGQCNHGRPTWTQLGLDDLDKLFLRGR; encoded by the coding sequence ATGAGTGACGACGTGATCGGCAGCACCGCCCGCATCGAACTGCTCAGCCCTCGGCTGGCGAACCAGATCGCCGCCGGCGAGGTGGTCGAACGCCCGGCCTCGGTCATCAAGGAATTGCTGGAAAACAGCCTCGACTCCGGGGCCAAGCGCATCGACGTCGATGTCGAGCAGGGCGGCGTCAAGTTGCTGCGGGTTCGCGATGACGGTGGCGGCATTCCTTCCGACGATTTGCCGCTGGCCCTGGCCCGCCACGCCACCAGCAAGATTCGCGACCTCGAAGACCTGGAACGGGTCATGAGCCTGGGGTTTCGTGGCGAGGCCCTGGCTTCCATCAGCTCCGTCTCGCGCCTGACCCTCACCTCTCGCACCCGCGACGCCGAGCAGGCCTGGCAGGTCGAGACCGAAGGCCGCGACATGGCCTCTCGCGTCCAGCCCGCGGCCCATCCGGTTGGCACGTCGGTGGAAGTGCGCGATCTGTTCTTCAACACCCCGGCCCGGCGCAAGTTTCTCAAGGCCGAGAAGACTGAGTTCGACCACCTGCAGGAAGTCATCAAGCGCCTGGCCCTGGCGCGTTTTGACGTGGCGTTCCACCTGCGTCACAACGGCAAGACCATCCTCAGCCTGCACGAGGCCCACGACGATGCGGCCCGCGCCCGACGTGTCGGCGCGGTGTGCGGTGCGGGTTTCCTGGAACAGGCATTGCCTATCGAGGTGGAGCGCAATGGCCTGCACCTGTGGGGCTGGGTTGGGTTGCCGACGTTCTCCCGCAGCCAGGCGGACTTGCAGTATTTCTATGTGAACGGTCGTGCGGTTCGCGACAAACTGGTGGCCCACGCCGTACGCCAGGCTTATCGCGATGTGCTGTTCAATGGCCGGCATCCGACCTTCGTGCTGTTTTTCGAAGTCGATCCGGCGGTGGTAGACGTCAACGTGCACCCGACCAAGCACGAGGTGCGTTTTCGTGACGGGCGCATGGTTCATGATTTCCTCTACGGCACTTTGCACCGCGCCTTGGGCGATGTGCGTCCGGAAGATCAGTTGGCGGCGCCGGCGGCAGTGGCGGGCATGGTCCGGCCAACGGGGCTGGACGCTGGCGAATTCGGGCCCCAGGGCGAAATGCGCCTGGCGGCCAATGCCCTGCTGGAGCAACCCCAGCCTCAGCCGAGCTACAATAATACGGCCGGCAGCGGTGCCGGCAGCGGCTATCAGTATCAATACACCCCACGCCCGCAATCGAACGTGCCGGCAGCCGAGGCCCAGGCGGCCTATCGGGAATTCTTCAAGCCATTGCCGGAGAACGGCGCGGCGGCACTTCCCGACGGCCAGGGCGACATCCCGCCGCTGGGTTATGCCCTGGCTCAGCTCAAGGGCATCTATATTCTCTCGGAAAACGCCCAGGGCCTGGTCCTGGTGGACATGCACGCCGCCCACGAGCGGATCATGTACGAGCGCTTGAAAGTCGCCATGGCCAGCGAAGGCCTGAGCGGGCAGCCGCTGTTGGTGCCCGAATCCCTGGCGGTCAGCCAGCGCGAAGCCGATTGTGCGGAAGAGCATGTGAGCTGGTTCCAGCGCCTGGGCTTTGAGTTGCAGCGGCTGGGGCCGGAAACCCTGGCGATCCGGCAGATCCCGGCCTTGTTGAAACAGGCCGAGGCCAATCGGCTGGTCAGCGATGTGCTGGCGGACTTGATGGAGTACGGCACCAGTGACCGGATCCAGGCGCACCTGAATGAACTGCTCGGCACCATGGCCTGTCACGGCGCGATCCGTGCCAACCGGCGCCTGGCCCTGCCGGAGATGAACGGCCTGCTGCGGGACATGGAAAACACCGAACGCAGTGGCCAATGCAACCACGGCCGGCCGACCTGGACCCAACTGGGCCTGGACGACCTGGACAAACTGTTCCTGCGCGGTCGTTGA
- the hflX gene encoding ribosome rescue GTPase HflX, with translation MFFERHGGGERTILVHLEGQDPEAREDPQEFQELAISAGAETVAFVNVPRHRPTAKFLIGSGKVEELRDLVKAEHIDLVIFNHILTPSQERNLERVFECRVIDRTGLILDIFAQRARTHEGKLQVELAQLEHMSTRLVRGWTHLERQKGGIGLRGPGETQLETDRRLLRVRLRQIKGRLEKVRSQREQSRRGRKRADIPTVSLVGYTNAGKSTLFNNVTQSDVYAADQLFATLDPTLRRLDLADLGPIVLADTVGFIRHLPHKLVEAFRATLEESSNSDLLLHVIDAAEPDRMLQIEQVMIVLGEIGAQDLPILEVYNKLDLLEGVEPQIQRDADGKPQRVWLSARDGSGLDLLKQAVAELLGDDLFVGTLKLPQRFARLRAQFFELGAVQKEEHDEDGVCLLAVRLPRAELNRLVSREGLQPMEFIEQHTLQ, from the coding sequence TTGTTCTTTGAGCGCCACGGTGGTGGTGAGCGGACTATTCTCGTTCACTTGGAAGGACAGGACCCTGAGGCGCGCGAAGATCCGCAGGAGTTTCAGGAATTGGCAATTTCGGCCGGCGCCGAGACCGTCGCGTTTGTCAACGTGCCGCGTCATCGGCCAACCGCCAAGTTCCTGATCGGCAGTGGCAAGGTCGAGGAGTTGCGCGACCTGGTCAAGGCCGAGCACATCGATCTGGTGATTTTCAATCACATCCTTACGCCCAGTCAGGAGCGCAACCTCGAACGTGTCTTCGAGTGCCGCGTGATCGACCGCACAGGGCTGATTCTCGACATCTTCGCCCAACGCGCACGTACCCATGAAGGCAAGCTCCAGGTCGAACTGGCCCAGCTTGAACACATGAGTACGCGGCTGGTCCGCGGCTGGACTCACCTTGAACGCCAGAAAGGCGGGATCGGCCTTCGTGGTCCGGGTGAAACCCAGCTGGAAACCGACCGGCGCCTGTTGCGGGTTCGCCTGCGCCAGATCAAGGGGCGGCTGGAAAAAGTCCGCAGCCAGCGCGAGCAGTCGCGTCGTGGTCGCAAGCGGGCGGACATCCCGACGGTTTCACTGGTGGGTTATACCAACGCCGGCAAATCGACCTTGTTCAACAACGTCACTCAGTCCGACGTCTACGCCGCCGACCAGTTGTTCGCCACGCTCGACCCGACCCTGCGCCGGCTCGACCTGGCTGACCTCGGGCCGATCGTGCTGGCCGACACCGTGGGCTTCATCCGTCACCTTCCGCATAAACTCGTCGAGGCTTTCCGGGCTACGCTCGAAGAGTCGAGCAACTCCGACCTGCTGCTGCACGTGATCGATGCCGCCGAGCCGGACCGGATGCTGCAGATCGAGCAGGTAATGATCGTGCTGGGCGAGATCGGGGCCCAGGACTTGCCGATCCTCGAGGTATACAACAAACTCGATTTGCTCGAGGGCGTGGAGCCGCAGATCCAGCGCGATGCCGACGGCAAGCCGCAACGGGTCTGGCTGTCAGCTCGTGATGGCAGTGGACTGGACCTGCTCAAGCAGGCCGTGGCGGAGCTGTTGGGCGATGACTTGTTCGTCGGCACCTTGAAGCTGCCGCAGCGTTTTGCCCGGCTGCGTGCCCAGTTCTTCGAGTTGGGCGCGGTGCAGAAAGAAGAACATGATGAAGATGGCGTCTGCCTGTTGGCCGTTCGCCTGCCTCGGGCGGAACTGAACCGGTTGGTCAGTCGTGAAGGGCTGCAACCGATGGAATTCATCGAGCAACACACTTTGCAATAA
- the miaA gene encoding tRNA (adenosine(37)-N6)-dimethylallyltransferase MiaA: protein MNQLPPAIFLMGPTAAGKTDLAIELTKVLPCELISVDSALVYRGMDIGTAKPSKELLAEFPHRLIDILDPAEAYSAADFRRDALQAMAEITARGKIPLLVGGTMLYYKALVDGLADMPAADPEVRAQIEEEAARLGWQALHEQLAVIDPQSAARIHPNDPQRLSRALEVYRVSGQSMTALRQRQSARSTEAAASGLQQLPYTVANLAIAPADRQVLHRRIEQRFTLMLEQGFIDEVVALRERSDLHAGLPSIRAVGYRQVWDYLDGKLTSAEMRERGIIATRQLAKRQFTWLRSWTDLHWLDSLDCDNLPRALKYLGTISILS, encoded by the coding sequence ATGAACCAGCTCCCTCCTGCGATTTTCCTGATGGGGCCGACGGCCGCCGGCAAGACCGACCTGGCCATTGAACTGACCAAAGTCCTTCCCTGCGAGTTGATCAGCGTCGATTCGGCGCTGGTGTACCGCGGCATGGACATCGGCACCGCCAAGCCGTCAAAAGAATTGCTGGCCGAATTTCCCCATCGCTTGATCGACATCCTGGACCCGGCCGAGGCTTATTCGGCAGCCGATTTTCGCCGTGACGCGCTCCAGGCCATGGCCGAGATCACCGCCCGGGGCAAGATCCCGCTGCTGGTGGGCGGCACCATGCTGTATTACAAGGCCTTGGTCGACGGGCTGGCGGACATGCCGGCGGCCGACCCCGAAGTGCGCGCGCAGATCGAAGAAGAAGCCGCGCGCCTTGGTTGGCAAGCACTTCATGAGCAATTGGCGGTCATCGACCCGCAGTCGGCGGCGCGTATTCACCCCAATGACCCGCAGCGGCTCAGCCGGGCCCTGGAGGTCTATCGGGTCAGCGGCCAGAGCATGACGGCCCTCAGGCAGCGACAATCTGCGCGAAGTACTGAAGCAGCCGCTTCGGGACTGCAACAATTGCCCTATACTGTCGCGAATCTGGCCATCGCTCCGGCGGACCGGCAAGTGCTGCATCGGCGAATTGAACAAAGATTCACATTAATGTTGGAACAGGGATTCATAGACGAGGTCGTAGCCCTGCGTGAGCGAAGTGACCTGCATGCCGGGTTGCCGTCTATACGTGCGGTAGGTTATCGACAAGTCTGGGACTACCTGGACGGCAAGCTGACGTCAGCCGAGATGCGCGAGCGCGGAATTATCGCCACGCGCCAATTGGCAAAGCGCCAGTTCACCTGGCTGCGCAGCTGGACTGACTTGCATTGGCTCGACAGCCTTGATTGCGACAATCTGCCACGCGCCTTGAAATACCTTGGGACCATCTCCATATTGAGCTGA
- the hflK gene encoding FtsH protease activity modulator HflK, translated as MAWNEPGGNSNNQDPWGGKRRNNGDRKGPPDLDEAFRKLQESLNGLFGGGKKRGDDGGSRPGKGGGFGLLGIGLVVLAAVWLYSAVYVVDEQEQAVVLRFGKYYETVGPGLNIYFPPIDQKYMENVTRERAYTKQGQMLTEDENIVEVPLTVQYKITNLQDFVLNVDQPEISLQHATESALRHVVGSTAMDQVLTEGRELMASEIKERLQRFLDTYRTGITVTQVNVQSAAAPREVQEAFDDVIRAREDEQRSRNQAETYANGVVPEARGQAQRIIEDANGYRDEVVSRAKGEADRFTKLVAEYRKAPEVTRQRLYLDTMQEVFSNTSKVLVTGNKNGQSNLLYLPLDKMVESGRNTSTPPTSAAAASNEANARAAADLQQQQARTRESR; from the coding sequence ATGGCTTGGAATGAGCCGGGTGGCAACTCGAATAACCAGGATCCCTGGGGCGGCAAGCGTCGTAACAACGGCGACCGCAAGGGACCACCGGATCTCGACGAGGCCTTCCGCAAGCTGCAGGAAAGCCTGAACGGTTTGTTCGGTGGTGGCAAGAAACGCGGTGACGATGGCGGCAGCCGTCCGGGCAAGGGCGGCGGTTTCGGCCTGCTCGGCATCGGTCTTGTCGTGCTCGCGGCTGTCTGGCTGTACAGCGCGGTCTATGTCGTGGACGAGCAGGAGCAGGCCGTGGTGCTGCGCTTCGGCAAGTACTACGAAACCGTAGGCCCGGGCCTGAACATCTACTTCCCGCCGATCGATCAGAAGTACATGGAGAACGTCACGCGTGAGCGTGCCTACACCAAGCAGGGCCAGATGCTGACCGAAGACGAAAACATCGTCGAAGTGCCGCTGACCGTGCAGTACAAGATCACCAACCTGCAGGACTTCGTGCTGAACGTCGACCAGCCGGAAATCAGCCTGCAGCATGCGACCGAAAGTGCCTTGCGCCATGTGGTGGGTTCCACCGCCATGGACCAGGTGCTGACCGAAGGTCGTGAACTGATGGCCAGCGAAATCAAGGAACGCCTGCAGCGCTTCCTCGACACCTATCGCACCGGCATCACCGTCACCCAGGTTAACGTGCAGAGCGCAGCGGCACCGCGTGAAGTACAGGAAGCCTTCGACGACGTGATCCGTGCCCGTGAAGACGAGCAGCGTTCGCGCAACCAGGCCGAAACCTATGCCAATGGCGTCGTGCCGGAAGCCCGTGGCCAGGCCCAGCGCATCATCGAGGATGCCAACGGTTATCGCGACGAAGTGGTCTCCCGCGCCAAGGGTGAGGCTGACCGCTTCACCAAACTGGTAGCCGAGTATCGCAAGGCCCCCGAAGTGACCCGCCAGCGTCTGTACCTGGACACCATGCAGGAAGTCTTCAGCAATACCAGCAAGGTCCTCGTGACCGGCAACAAGAACGGCCAGAGCAATCTGCTGTACTTGCCGTTGGACAAGATGGTCGAGAGCGGTCGCAACACCAGCACGCCGCCGACCAGCGCGGCAGCCGCCAGCAATGAAGCCAATGCCCGCGCGGCGGCGGATCTGCAGCAACAGCAAGCACGTACCAGGGAGAGTCGCTGA